A region of the Anaeromusa acidaminophila DSM 3853 genome:
TGCACGCGGCAGCTTTAAAACAGGTGCCAGCTGCGGAATACAATCCGATGGAATGCGTCAAGACGAATGTGGACGGCGCAAAAAATGTCATAGATGCTGCCATTGAAAATGAGGTAAAGAAAGTGGTTGCTTTATCTACTGATAAGGCGGCTAATCCGGTTAACTTGTACGGGGCTACTAAGTTGGTTTCAGATAAGCTGTTTGTAGCAGCCAATAATATCGTAGGGGATCATTGCACCCGTTTCAGTGTAGTGCGTTACGGGAATGTAGTGGGTTCGAGGGGGTCGGTAGTGCCTTTTTTCCAAAAGCTAGTGCAAGACGGAGCAGAATCGCTGCCCATTACAGATGCCCAGATGACTCGTTTTTGGATTACCCTGCCCCAAGGTGTAGAGTTTGTATTAAAGGCGTTTCAACGCATGCAAGGCGGGGAAGTGTTTGTGCCTAAAATTCCCTCTAGCCGCATTACGGACTTAGCGGAAGCGCTAGCTCCCGGAATGACGCAGCGTATTATTGGAATTCGGCCGGGAGAGAAGCTGCATGAAACGATGTGCCCGGCGGATGACTCGCATTTGGTAATGGAGTTTGCTGATCACTATGTGATTCGTCCTACGATCACCTTTCAAACACCTGTTGATTATTCGATTAACAAGCTTGAAGAAAAAGGCAAGCCAGTTTTGCAAGGCTTTGAATACAACTCAGGAACAAATCCTCATTTCTTGACAGTAGAGGAAATTAAGGAGTTGATTTGAATGAAGTCGATTCCCTATGGCAGACAGAGTATTTCGCAAGAAGATATTGCAGCTGTGGTGGAAGTGTTGCAGTCGGATTGGCTGACGACCGGACCCGCGGTGGATGCCTTTGAAGCGGCAGTGTCCGCTTATTGCGGCGTATGTCATGCGGTGGCGGTCAACAGTGCCACTTCGGCCTTGCATATTGCTTGTATGGCCTTGGGGCTGCAAAAAGGTGAGGTGCTTTGGACGACGCCCAATACTTTTGTGGCCTCGGCGAATTGTGCTTTGTATTGTGGGGCTGATGTTGACTTTGTTGATATTGATCCGCAAACCTATAATATGAGTGTAACAGCCTTGCGGCAGAAGCTGGAGGCAGCAAAGAAACAAGGACGGCTGCCGAAAGTGTTGGTTCCTGTGCATTTTTCCGGGCAGCCTTGCGAGATGCGTAAAATTGCGGCATTGGCGAAAGAGTACGGTTTTGCGGTTATTGAGGACGCGTCGCACGCTATTGGCTCTTCCTACGAGGATAGCCGAATTGGCGATTGTCAGTACAGCGATATGACGGTCTTTAGCTTTCATCCGGTGAAAATTGTCACTACCGCCGAAGGCGGGATGGTAACGACACAGGCCCCGGAGTTGGCGGAACGGCTGCGCATGTACCGCAGTCACGGCATAACAAGGGATTCTGCTAAAATGACGGAAGCTTCTCATGGCGATTGGTATTACCAGCAAATTGATTTAGGGTACAACTACCGTATTACCGATTTGCAATGTGCCTTGGGGACTAGCCAAATGAAACGAATCGATAATTTTTTAGCGCGCCGCCGCGAAATTGCGGCCATCTACGATCGAGAACTTCAAGGGCTTCCGGTACTATTGCCAAAACAGCAGGAAAATGTGCAGTCAGCTTGGCATTTGTATGTGATTCAAATTGATGAAAGCAAGGCCGATAAGAATCGCAAAGAAGTGTTTGATTTTCTGCGCTCTAAAGGAATTGGCGTAAACGTTCATTATATCCCGGTCCATACGCAGCCGTATTATCAGCAGCATTTTGGTTTTAAACCCGGAGACTTCCCGGTGTCAGAAGAGTATTATTGCAAGGCGATCAGTCTGCCTATGTATGCGGAGCTAAGCCAAGAGCAGCAGCAACAAGTAATTAGTGCAGTTAAA
Encoded here:
- the pseB gene encoding UDP-N-acetylglucosamine 4,6-dehydratase (inverting), whose protein sequence is MFNNKAILITGGTGSFGKQFIKTILEQYNPQKVIVYSRDELKQFEMQQVFNQECMRYFIGDVRDGSRLKQAMRGVDYVVHAAALKQVPAAEYNPMECVKTNVDGAKNVIDAAIENEVKKVVALSTDKAANPVNLYGATKLVSDKLFVAANNIVGDHCTRFSVVRYGNVVGSRGSVVPFFQKLVQDGAESLPITDAQMTRFWITLPQGVEFVLKAFQRMQGGEVFVPKIPSSRITDLAEALAPGMTQRIIGIRPGEKLHETMCPADDSHLVMEFADHYVIRPTITFQTPVDYSINKLEEKGKPVLQGFEYNSGTNPHFLTVEEIKELI
- the pseC gene encoding UDP-4-amino-4,6-dideoxy-N-acetyl-beta-L-altrosamine transaminase, with translation MKSIPYGRQSISQEDIAAVVEVLQSDWLTTGPAVDAFEAAVSAYCGVCHAVAVNSATSALHIACMALGLQKGEVLWTTPNTFVASANCALYCGADVDFVDIDPQTYNMSVTALRQKLEAAKKQGRLPKVLVPVHFSGQPCEMRKIAALAKEYGFAVIEDASHAIGSSYEDSRIGDCQYSDMTVFSFHPVKIVTTAEGGMVTTQAPELAERLRMYRSHGITRDSAKMTEASHGDWYYQQIDLGYNYRITDLQCALGTSQMKRIDNFLARRREIAAIYDRELQGLPVLLPKQQENVQSAWHLYVIQIDESKADKNRKEVFDFLRSKGIGVNVHYIPVHTQPYYQQHFGFKPGDFPVSEEYYCKAISLPMYAELSQEQQQQVISAVKEAVAR